Proteins found in one Brassica napus cultivar Da-Ae unplaced genomic scaffold, Da-Ae ScsIHWf_1058;HRSCAF=1493, whole genome shotgun sequence genomic segment:
- the LOC125595411 gene encoding alanine and glycine-rich protein-like, which translates to MKGYIIALIVCACVAIIAVVLILCCLQNRKKKKTWSPPPRPPVKDVEKGRSSVARDGGLVVLTGTAVTTAVVATAVTTGTADEISGGGGGGEGGGECDGGGDGGGGCGGCGGCGGCGGCGG; encoded by the coding sequence atgaAAGGTTACATTATTGCTCTTATAGTATGTGCCTGCGTCGCTATAATCGCGGTTGTTCTTATCTTATGTTGTcttcaaaaccgcaaaaagaaaaaaacgtggTCTCCTCCACCGCGTCCGCCGGTAAAAGACGTTGAAAAAGGTAGAAGCAGTGTCGCAAGAGATGGAGGGCTTGTTGTTTTGACAGGCACCGCTGTCACCACAGCCGTTGTAGCTACGGCTGTAACCACCGGAACCGCCGATGAAATtagtggtggtggaggaggcggGGAAGGCGGAGGAGAATGTGATggtggtggagatggtggaggaGGATGTGGAGGTTGCGGTGGTTGCGGCGGTTGTGGCGGGTGTGGAGGTTAA
- the LOC106451613 gene encoding C2 domain-containing protein At1g53590, translating into MESFLVHHIVIVLLFLWFLSWLNRSHGFFYFISLIYLYLVHERYVMRLKRQLQFEERKQANQRRVLTDSESVRWLNHAVEKIWPICMEQIASEKILGPIIPWFLDKYRPWTAKKAVIQHLYMGKKPPLLTDIRVLRQSKGDDHLVLELGMNFLAADDMSAILAVKLRKRLGFGMWTKLHLTGMQVEGKVLVGVKFLRRWPFLGRLRVCFAEPPYFQMTVKPIFTHGLDVAVLPGIAGWLDKLLSIAFEQTLVQPNMLVVDMEKFVSPKPENWFFVDEKEPVAHVLVEVVEASDVKPSDLNGLADPYVRGKLGAYRFKTDIKRKTLSPTWQEEFKIPIFTWDSPSILNVEVKDKDRFVDDNLGACSVNIGEFRGGQRNDMWLPLQNIKMGRLHLAITVIEDSEKWSEDPFKGVKLSKEDIQTSFASDTTNKGSFTSVSSEKASSVADNVEPINIKGQEDTGIWVQRPGPEVSQIWEPRKGKSRRVDNQVQRVSNNGSPNNETSSSTDENQEGSRNPMKSVGRGLRKIGSVFNRNNNKKDDLSIGSIEEESHCQSPRINVKAMNQKDVGVKYIVDDNLSGPLTGKSVESESMNGEENHGKGHMKDVAKSFLKQAEKSAKQFKHVFSLKGIKKARDGQQEIIPESDSVTDSDSSSDDDDDEYTCVQKVGTVAGTPRGLTREGNIVRTGDEDHLDTNKTLAEEAKEDPSADIADSSRDAEAKEEKVEEADSETTGVDVAMNAKTEDEQVVTAKNIEGEEKEVSEVKL; encoded by the exons ATGGAGTCTTTTCTAGTGCATCATATAGTGATTGTGTTACTCTTCCTCTGGTTTCTCTCTTGGCTGAATCGATCTCACGGCTTCTTCTACTTCATCTCTCTCATTTATCTCTACCTG GTTCATGAACGCTATGTGATGAGATTGAAGAGACAGTTACAGTTTGAAGAGAGGAAGCAAGCTAATCAAAGAAGG GTTCTAACGGATTCTGAATCTGTGCGGTGGTTGAATCATGCTGTGGAGAAGATATGGCCTATATGCATGGAACAGATTGCGTCTGAGAAGATTCTTGGTCCTATCATACCTTGGTTCTTAGACAAGTATAGACCCTGGACTGCG AAAAAAGCTGTGATTCAGCACCTTTACATGGGCAAAAAACCGCCACTGTTGACTGATATTAGGGTCCTTCGCCAATCCAAGGGTGATGATCACTTG GTACTGGAACTTGGAATGAATTTTCTAGCAGCAGATGATATGAGTGCGATACTTGCTGTGAAGTTAAGGAAAAGGCTTGGTTTTGGGATGTGGACAAAGTTGCATTTGACGGGAATGCAGGTCGAAGGAAAG GTGTTGGTTGGAGTGAAGTTCCTTCGTCGATGGCCTTTCTTGGGGCGTTTACGTGTGTGCTTTGCAGAGCCTCCTTATTTCCAGATGACTGTTAAACCAATCTTCACTCACGGCCTTGATGTTGCTGTACTTCCAGGCATCGCAGGATGGCTA GACAAGCTTCTTTCTATCGCATTTGAACAGACCCTTGTTCAG CCGAACATGCTGGTTGTTGACATGGAGAAGTTTGTTAGCCCAAAGCCAG AGAATTGGTTCTTTGTTGATGAGAAAGAACCAGTTGCTCACGTCTTAGTTGAAGTCGTTGAAGCGTCAGATGTTAAACCATCTGATCTGAATG gTTTGGCTGATCCTTATGTGAGAGGGAAACTCGGTGCTTACCGATTCAAAACAGACATAAAGAGGAAAACATTGTCCCCAACATGGCAAGAAGAGTTTAAGATACCAATCTTTACATGGGACTCTCCAAGTATACTTAACGTTGAAGTTAAAGACAAAGATCGTTTTGTTGATGATAACCTTGG CGCATGTTCTGTGAACATTGGAGAGTTTAGAGGCGGCCAAAGAAACGATATGTGGTTGCCTCTTCAGAACATCAAAATGGGAAGGCTTCATCTCGCTATAACCGTAATCGAGGACAGTGAAAAG TGGAGTGAGGATCCCTTCAAAGGAGTGAAGCTAAGCAAGGAAGACATCCAGACTTCTTTTGCCTCTGATACAACAAACAAAGGTTCTTTCACGTCAGTGAGTTCCGAAAAGGCTTCAAGCGTTGCAGACAACGTTGAGCCTATCAACATTAAAGGGCAAGAAGATACCGGAATCTGGGTGCAAAGACCAGGACCTGAAGTCTCGCAGATTTGGGAACCAAGGAAAGGCAAGAGCAGACGTGTTGATAACCAAGTGCAAAGAGTTTCTAACAATGGATCACCAAACAACGAAACTAGCAGCAGCACCGATGAGAATCAAGAGGGATCAAGAAACCCAATGAAGTCTGTTGGTAGAGGGCTGAGGAAAATAGGGTCAGTGTTTAACaggaacaacaacaaaaaagatgATTTGTCAATAGGGAGCATTGAAGAGGAGTCACATTGTCAGTCTCCTCGGATCAATGTGAAGGCAATGAACCAAAAGGATGTTGGAGTTAAGTACATCGTCGATGACAATCTCTCTGGTCCTCTTACAGGGAAGAGTGTGGAAAGTGAGAGCATGAATGGAGAGGAGAATCACGGTAAGGGTCATATGAAGGATGTTGCAAAGAGCTTTCTGAAACAAGCTGAGAAATCTGCAAAGCAgtttaagcatgtgttttcgcTTAAAGGAATCAAGAAAGCAAGAGATGGGCAACAAGAGATCATTCCTGAGTCTGATTCTGTAACTgattctgattcttcttctgacgacgatgatgatgagTACACCTGTGTACAGAAGGTGGGAACGGTGGCAGGAACACCGAGAGGTCTTACACGCGAGGGGAATATTGTTAGAACAGGAGATGAGGATCATTTAGACACGAATAAGACATTAGCAGAAGAAGCCAAGGAAGATCCAAGTGCTGATATTGCAGACAGCTCGAGGGATGCTGAAGCTAAAGAGGAGAAAGTAGAGGAAGCAGACTCGGAAACCACAGGTGTGGACGTCGCCATGAACGCTAAAACTGAAGATGAGCAAGTAGTGACGGCTAAGAACATCGAAGGGGAAGAAAAAGAAGTATCAGaagtaaaactgtaa